A window of Diospyros lotus cultivar Yz01 chromosome 14, ASM1463336v1, whole genome shotgun sequence contains these coding sequences:
- the LOC127789795 gene encoding uncharacterized protein LOC127789795 isoform X1 codes for MPRQNRVGNGLILGSSKIRKRTCFLSASPAPQNYRFKRAVFVGRTRESSTRFSTPVPAWRTAANVDSLMGDRSVRKLVASLREMNDVPYPMVRENLEATKFFRRGIRVGSARSGSQPCHLSDPSHRPVSEKMDRSGTGTHHRRTTSNSHRLRLSDHNVGAVDSLSCASLMEDCATCTNGMTGSMTKLDFVIDHQAAVDRRSPIGLGLHLG; via the exons ATGCCAAGGCAGAACCGCGTTGGGAACGGATTGATTCTCGGATCCAGCAAGATCCGGAAGAGGACTTGCTTCTTGTCGGCTTCGCCTGCGCCGCAGAATTACCGGTTCAAGCGGGCAGTTTTTGTGGGAAGGACCAGGGAATCGTCAACCAGGTTCAGCACGCCGGTGCCGGCTTGGAGGACGGCGGCGAATGTGGATTCTCTGATGGGGGACAGGTCGGTGAGGAAGCTGGTGGCTTCCCTGCGGGAAATGAACGACGTTCCGTATCCGATGGtcagagagaatttggaggctACGAAATTTTTTAGGAGAGGAATTCGGGTCGGGTCGGCGCGGTCAGGTTCTCAACCTTGCCATTTGTCTGATCCGTCTCACAGGCCGGTTTCGGAG AAGATGGATAGATCAGGTACCGGTACTCACCATAGAAGAACTACGTCGAATTCTCATAGACTCAGGCTTTCGGATCATAATGTTGGTGCTGTGGATTCCCTAAGTTGTGCCAGTTTAATGGAG GATTGTGCTACTTGTACCAACGGGATGACAGGTTCAATGACCAAATTGGACTTCGTCATCGATCATCAAGCCGCTGTGGACAGAAGAAGCCCGATTGGGCTCGGGCTTCATCTAGGATGA
- the LOC127789795 gene encoding uncharacterized protein LOC127789795 isoform X2 gives MPRQNRVGNGLILGSSKIRKRTCFLSASPAPQNYRFKRAVFVGRTRESSTRFSTPVPAWRTAANVDSLMGDRSVRKLVASLREMNDVPYPMVRENLEATKFFRRGIRVGSARSGSQPCHLSDPSHRPVSEKMDRSGTGTHHRRTTSNSHRLRLSDHNVGAVDSLSCASLMEVQ, from the exons ATGCCAAGGCAGAACCGCGTTGGGAACGGATTGATTCTCGGATCCAGCAAGATCCGGAAGAGGACTTGCTTCTTGTCGGCTTCGCCTGCGCCGCAGAATTACCGGTTCAAGCGGGCAGTTTTTGTGGGAAGGACCAGGGAATCGTCAACCAGGTTCAGCACGCCGGTGCCGGCTTGGAGGACGGCGGCGAATGTGGATTCTCTGATGGGGGACAGGTCGGTGAGGAAGCTGGTGGCTTCCCTGCGGGAAATGAACGACGTTCCGTATCCGATGGtcagagagaatttggaggctACGAAATTTTTTAGGAGAGGAATTCGGGTCGGGTCGGCGCGGTCAGGTTCTCAACCTTGCCATTTGTCTGATCCGTCTCACAGGCCGGTTTCGGAG AAGATGGATAGATCAGGTACCGGTACTCACCATAGAAGAACTACGTCGAATTCTCATAGACTCAGGCTTTCGGATCATAATGTTGGTGCTGTGGATTCCCTAAGTTGTGCCAGTTTAATGGAG GTTCAATGA